In Pelmatolapia mariae isolate MD_Pm_ZW linkage group LG2, Pm_UMD_F_2, whole genome shotgun sequence, one DNA window encodes the following:
- the mchr2b gene encoding melanin concentrating hormone receptor 2b produces the protein MNDTGILCKNNQTDSFADQSCQNSTPSPYSQIDITTFMHIFPSIYGILCSVGVVANGLVIYAVAACKKKMVSDIYVLNLAIADMLFLLVMPFNIHQLVRDRQWVFGNFMCKAVVVVDVSNQFTTVGIVTVLCIDRYIAIVHPTSEKRTVQWTIIINMLVWLGSFLLSVPVMMYAKVVSRQHLEVCMMYLDGPEDMYWYTLYQSILGFIIPLIIISTFYSLTLYHVFSSIRRVKRKQSVWAKRATKMVLMVIALFLICWSPYHVIQVINLSNNKPTVAFVYAYNISICLSYSHSCINPLMLLIFAQNYRERLCRKNALHSSQHSSKVTVVKTDGSSTTNDPNYRCTVI, from the exons ATGAATGACACTGGCATATTGtgcaaaaacaaccaaacagaCAGCTTCGCCGATCAGTCATGTCAGAATTCAACTCCCTCGCCTTACAGTCAGATCGACATCACCACTTTCATGCACATATTCCCTTCCATTTATGGCATCCTGTGCTCAGTTGGAGTTGTTGCCAACGGGCTGGTTATCTACGCGGTGGCAGCGTGCAAGAAGAAAATGGTATCAGACATCTACGTGCTTAACCTGGCAATAGCAGACATGCTCTTCTTGCTTGTGATGCCCTTCAACATTCACCAGCTGGTCAGAGACAGGCAGTGGGTTTTCGGAAACTTCATGTGCAAAGCGGTCGTTGTGGTGGATGTCAGCAACCAGTTCACCACGGTGGGGATTGTCACTGTGTTGTGCATTGATCG GTACATAGCTATTGTCCATCCCACCTCAGAAAAGAGGACCGTGCAGTGGACCATCATCATCAATATGCTGGTGTGGCTGGGCAGCTTCCTCCTCTCCGTCCCCGTCATGATGTACGCCAAGGTTGTGAGCAGGCAGCATTTGGAGGTGTGTATGATGTACCTGGACGGGCCTGAAGATATGTACTGGTACACTCTCTACCAGTCTATCCTGGGCTTCATCATCcccctcatcatcatcagcacctTCTACTCGCTCACCCTCTACCACGTGTTCAGTTCCATACGTCGGGTCAAGCGTAAGCAGTCTGTTTGGGCTAAAAGAGCCACTAAGATGGTCCTCATGGTCATCGCCCTGTTCCTGATCTGCTGGTCGCCCTACCACGTCATCCAGGTGATCAACCTGAGCAACAACAAGCCAACCGTCGCTTTCGTCTATGCCTACAACATCAGCATCTGCCTCAGCTACTCTCACAGCTGCATCAATCCACTCATGTTGCTCATCTTCGCCCAGAATTACCGTGAGCGTCTGTGCCGAAAGAACGCGCTGCACAGCTCTCAGCACTCCTCCAAGGTGACGGTGGTCAAAACAGATGGCTCCAGCACAACAAACGACCCCAACTACCGCTGTACGGTcatctaa